The Pelagibacterium halotolerans B2 nucleotide sequence GGAAGGCGACAAGGTCTGGGTCAAGCTTTTGGGCTTTGACGAGCGCGGCAAGGTCCGCCTCTCCATGAAGGTCGTCGACCAGGAGACCGGCAAGGAAAAGACCAGGGAAGAAGCCGACGCCGAGTAACCGGCCAGCTTTTTTCAAGTAATGCACAGCCCGGCGCCCCGAAAGGAGCGCCGGGTTTTTTCGTGTCGCGGGCAAAAAAATAGTGATGAAATGTCGGACGGACGCATCGGGAAGCGTCCTTGCGACAGACACGCATCCAAGGGAGAGAAAAATGCGCTTCATGGTGATGATAAAGGCATCCGCAGACAGCGAGGCCGATATGGAGCCCCAGGAGGGCCTGCTGCTCGAAATGGGCAAATACAATGAGGAACTGGTCAGGGCCGGGATCATGGTCGATGGCGCGGGCCTGATGTCGACGTCGAAAGGCGCCCGCGTTCAGGTCGCCGATGGCAAGCCCATCATAACCGATGGCCCCTTCACCGAGATCAAGGAAGTGATCGCCGGGTTCTGGATCTGGAACTGTTCTTCGCTGCAGGAAGCCATCGACTGGGTCGCCAAATGCCCCATCGCCCACGGCCAGGACCGCTTCGAGATCCGCCAGATGCACGAACTCGAGGATTTCGCCACCGAAGGCGAAGGCTATGAGCAGCACAAGAAGGTCGAAGCCGAACTCGCCGCGCAAAAGTCGGGGGCCTGACCATGCCCAAAGTCAAATCCGCCGATGGCAGCGCCATCGGCTATGAGACCCATGGCACCGGCCCGCTCGTGATCGTTGTCGCCGGCGCCACCCAGTATCGCGCCGTCGATACCGATACGCCCAAACTGGCCGACATCCTCGCCCGGCGTTTCACGGTCGTGCTTTACGACCGGCGCGGCCGTGGGGGAAGCGGCAACACCGAGCCCTACGCCGTCAACCGCGAGATCGAGGACATCGAAGCCCTGATCGATGCGCTCGGCGGGTCTGCCATGCTCTATGGCATGAGTTCGGGCGCCGTGCTGGCCTTGGAGGCCGCCGCGTCCCTTCCCCGCAAGGTTACCCGGGTCATCTGCTACGAACCGCCCATCAACACCGCCCAATCCAAGGATGACGCTTTCTCCGATCTGGCGGAGATGGAAGCTTATAAGGCTCGTGGCGACGGGGCCGGCGCCATGGAGGCCTTCATGCTCTCTGTCGGCACGCCGCCCGAGCATGTCGAAGGTTTCAAGCAGAGTCCGCAATGGGCGGCCTATGCCGCTGTCGGAACCACCATCGCCCACGATTTCCGCATCCTGGCCGAGGCCACAAAGACCGATATGAAGGCCCGCTGGCGCGGCATCGCCCAGCCTGTCCTCGTCGTCAATGGCGATCAGAGCTTCGATTTCATGGCCGCGGCAGCCGACACCGCCGCCGCATCGCTGCCCAGCGCGACACGGAAAACCCTGCCCGGCCAGGGACACGGTCCAGCACCCGACAGTGTCGCGCCGGTCATCATCGAATTTTTCTCCTGAGGCATCGAAATGAAAAAGACCCATTCCGGCTCGTGCCATTGCGGCGCCGTCCATTTCACCGCTCCTCTCGATCTCGATGAGGGCATCCGCAAATGCAACTGCACTTTTTGCTTCAAGACCGGTTATCGCAAGGCGTTCGTCTATGGCGATTCGGTGCGGGTGACCCGGGGTGAAGCCCATATCGGCCATTACACCGCCGATCCCTCCTCATGGCCGCAGGGCACGATCGATCACATGTTCTGCAAGACATGCGGCACGCAGGTCTTCTCGCGCGGCTATCTCGAATTCGAGCCCTTCAACGGCTGGTTCCACGCCGTCAACGTGTCCACACTGGACGATGTGACGCCTCAAGAGCTCGATGCCGCCCCCATCGTCTACGAGGACGGCCTTCACGACCAGCAGATGCAGGCTCCGACCCTGACCGGTTATCTCTAGAGCGCTTCCAGGATAAATGGGCACCACTTATCCGGTTCGAAAGCGCGACAAAACAATGCTCTAGGGTCGCATCTAGAGCGGCGACCGCCCTTCGGGCAGCACGCGATGCGGTGGCGTATGGCCGTCGAGGAAGGTGCGGATATTGACGATCACCGTCTCGCCCATCTCGATCCGTGCTTCGAGCGTTGCCGAGCCCATATGCGGGGTCAGCATCACCTTGTCGGCCCGGGCCAGCTCAACCAGCTTGGGGTTCACCCCCCTCTTGTGCTCGAAAACGTCCAGCGCGGCGCCCGAAAGGTGCCCCGACGCCACGAGGTCGGCCAGCGCGTCCTCGTCCACCAGTTCCGGCCTTGAGATATTGACGACGAACGCCCCCGGCTTGAGCCGCTTCATGCAGTCCGCTGACAGGATGTTGACGGTATCGCGGGTATGGGGTGTGTGCAGCGAAACGATGTCGACATGCTCGGCCATCTCCTCGAGCGAGGCCCAATAGGTCGCGCCCAGCGCCTCCTCGATCTGCGGCGCCTTGCGCGTGCGCCCGCAATAATGGATCGAAAGCCCGAAGGCCTTTGCCCGCCGGGCCACCGCCGTGCCGATGCGCCCCAGCCCCACGATGCCCAGTGCCTTGCCCCCGAGCCGCCGCCCCAGCATCCATGTGGGCGACCAGCCCGGCCATGTGCCGTCCTTGAGCAGCACCCTGGCGCCCTCTGTCACCCGGCGCGGCACGGAAAGCATCAGCGCCATGGCCATGTCGGCTGTATCCTCGGTCAGGACCGAGGGTGTGTTGGTGACGGTGATCCCCGCTGCATGCGCCGCTTCGATGTTGATGTTGTCGAACCCGTTGCCGAACTGGGCAATCAGTTTGACCCCGCTGGGCATCTGCGCGATGAACCCCGAATCGATGCGGTCGGTTATCGATGAAACCAGAACGTCGGCCCCGTTGAGCGCGCTCAATAGCGCCGTCGAATCGAGCGGGGCGTCGCTCTGGTTGAATGTGACCTCGAACAGCGCCGCCATGCGCGCCTCGACCGGCTCCGGCAACCGGCGGGAAACGACGATTCTGGCCCGGTCCCGGGTCACACGATCACCATTATTGCAGACTAGCTCCGACACCGGTTTTTATCATTTTCAGCGACCATTAAGGTCGCGCGAGTACTGTTAGGGAAAAAGCGTCGCGCTGCAAAGTCCTGCCGCGCATGCCGGTTCCGCGTTCATCGGATTTCATGAGTAAGTTCTTGCGTATTTTCCTCTCCCTTCGCCTGTTGGTGGTGCTGGCTCTGGCCCTTTGCGCGCCGGCGTTTTCGGTGGCGCCGGCCCTCGCCCAGAACGCTCAGGTCGGCACGGCGAGCGGCCTGCCCATCCCCCGGTTTGTTTCGATGCGCAACGCGCCCACCAATGTCCGCGTCGGCCCCGGCACCAATTACGATATCGCCTTTACCTTCCTGCGCCCCGGCGTTCCCGTGGAAATCACCGCCGAATTCGATACCTGGCGCCGCATTCGCGATGTGGAAGGCGATGAGGGCTGGGTGCACCAGAACCTCGTGGTCGGCGACAGGACAGCGCTGGTCGCTCCCTGGCAGGCCGAAGGCCCCATCGCCTTGCGCGTGGCCGCTGGCCCCGAATCGGCCGTGCGCGCCTGGCTCTCCCCAAACATGCTGGTCTCGGTGCGCACCTGCACAGGCACGGCCTGCGAAATCCGCCTCAGCCACACCGGCCCCGATGGCCACGCAACCACCTATCAGGGTTTCGTCGCCCAGGAGACGCTCTGGGGTGTCTATGAGGGTGAAGTTTTCGACTGACCGGTCCCCTCAGTCGGCCGGGCTGCATTCCACCATGTCATAGGGTGTGACCACGCAATCATGTCCGGCCCCGGCCGGCGGTGTCGTGGTCTGGCATGCGCTTGTCAGGATCGTTGCGAAAAGCACGAGAACCGTTTGCACCAGTTTCATCGTCCCATCGCTCCGCCGGTGCCCTATTGCGTGCGCTTGACCCGCACGATGACGTCCACATGGGTCACTTTCATGCCTTCGGGCGCATCGGGAATGCCGGCGATCTTGATCGAATCGGAGGGAATATCCTCGATCCGCTGTTCGTCCTCGATAAAGAAGTGGTGGTGGTCGGTGGTGTCGGTGTCGAAATAGGACCGTGCAGCGTCCACCGAGATTTCGCGCAACAGCCCGGCCTGCCGGAACTGGTGCAGCGAATTGTAGATGGTGGCCAGGGAAACCTGCACCCCCGCGCCCTCGGCTTCCGAATGGAGCTGTTCGGCGTTGACGTGCCGGTGCGGTCCGGAAAACAGAAGTTCGGCCAGCGCGAGCCGCTGGCGGGTGGGCCGCAGCCCGGCCATGCGCAGCACGGCCATAAGGCAGGGGCCGCGTGAGGGATGCGCCTCGGCCCTAATCGATGCAGTCATTGGCTCTGTTTTTTTGTTCGGAAATTGCCATTATGTGCCGGACTATACCGGGCCGGGCACCCCGACACAAGAACTCCCCGGTTTCCCGCGCGTCATGGTCGCATCCCGCGGTTCACTGCCCCCGTTGGCCGACGTCGCCGGCCCGTGTCGGTACGCCGGGAAATCGGTCCGGCCATTGCCGTCCGTCCGGCAGCCGACGCGACCGGGCTCCCAAACTAAACCATTGAAAAAATGACATTTATCGAAATATGCGATCGGTCGGGAACGCGCGGCCCATGCCCGATGTTATCCACCGTCACCACTTGAAAGTGATGCCGCTGTCCCGGTTCTGATTGCCAAGGGTCAGCCAAGGGGTCTAGACTCCATCCTGCCCGCCGGAATTTGGGTGCAGAAGAGTTTGGCTCCCGTGCCGGGCATCCGAAACCAGACCAAGAGGCCATCATGAGCTTGCGTGTATCTGGCAAAAACATGGACGTCGGGGAGACCCTTCGTGGCACCGCCACCGATCGGATCGACGCTGTGGTTGGGAAATATTTCGATGGAGGATATGACGGTCATCTGACCCTCGAGCCCGAAGGCATCGGGTTCAAGGCCGATTGCATGATTCATCTCGATACCGGCGTCGTGCTGCAGGCCACCGCCTCGGCCAATGACGCGACGGCGGCCTATGAGGATATGGCCACCCACATCGAAAAGCGCCTCCGGCGCTACAAGCGCAAGCTCAAGAATCACAGACGCTCCACCAATGGAACGGGAGCGGCGGACGGCTATTCGGCCTATGTGCTCGCCGCGCCCGACGACGATATCGAACTCGACGAGGATTTTGCGCCGCCCGTCATTGCCGAGGCCACCTCCAACCTGCGCACCATGAGCGTGGGCGAGGCGGTTATGGAGCTTGATCTGTCACAGTCCGATGTAATTGTGTTCCGGCACGCTGGACACGGGGGCATGAATGTGGTTTACCGCCGGGCCGACGGGAACATCGGATGGATCGATCCGGCCCTGTCGCAAACATGACGCGCAATGGCGCGGTCCCGGGGAGGGTGGATGCCACCTTCCCGGACGGGAAACGCGCCGGACACATTGCCCCCTCACCGTTGTATAGGACAACGCAAATGGCGTGGGCTCGATATGAGATTGTCGGCGGTCATTGAAGAGAAACGTCACCCAAAAGGTTTGTTAAATGGAACTTGCTGACATCCTGTCGCAGGATTCGATCATTGCCTGCGCTAAGGTCGCGAGCAAACGCCAGCTCCTTCAACTCCTGGCTGATCGTGCGTCTGAACTCGTCGGTATCGACGCGCAGGTGATCTTCGAGACACTGCAGAACCGCGAGCAGCTCGGCTCGACCGGCCTGGGCAATGGCATCGCCATCCCCCATGGCAAGATCAAGGGCCTGCCCAGCGTCACGGCGGTCTTTGCCCGCCTTGCCCAGCCCATCGATTTCGACGCCGTGGACGACCAGCCGGTCGACCTCGTCGTCATGCTCCTGGCCCCCGAAGGGTCGGGTGCCGATCATTTGAAGGCCCTCAGCCGCGTCGCGCGCCTGCTGCGGGCCGACGGCGTCGTGGATCGGCTTCGCGCCACAAAGGATGAAACCAAGCTGCGCGACATCCTCACAACCCCGGCCGAAGCCATCAACGCGGCCTGATCCCTACGATTGACCGCCTGATACCAACAAGGCCGCCCTTTGGGGCGGCCTTTCGATTTCGGGTGGGCGTCGGCCGTCTTGGAGCGCGTCCAGCAAAAGTGGAAACGGTTTTGCGGTTCGGACGCGTGAAAAAACAACGACTTAGATCAAGTTAGCGATTCGACGAAAAGCGGATTTGATCTAATAGCCGTAAAGCATGTATTCCGGCAGTGGCACCGTTCCCTCTTCGATCACCGGTTCGATGCTTATGCATTCGCGCTCACGCCCCAGCGTATCGGCGATCGTGCGGGCCGTCTTATTGGCATCGGGATTGCCCGTTGCCACCACATACCCCACGATGCACCCCTGCCACGCTTCGATCAGCCCCACCTTCTGGACAACCAGCACCTCGACGGGCTCGTCCCGCTCGGGCGCGGCTACGAACCAGCGCTGTATGGTGGCGAACGGGACCTGCCGGTCGCCCTCGCTCAACACCCGCCATTCGATCACATCGTGCGGCGCGCCCGTATCGACAAAGCTCGCCCAGCGCGAAACCAGCTCGCCCTGCGGTGGAAACCCGAAATAAAGGCTGTGATTGTCCCCGATTGTCTGGAGCAGCACTGGATAGCCGCCATAGCCGGGACAAACCGCCTGCGCCGGCATCCCGGCGTCCGCATCGCCGGGCGCAAACATCACGCACCGGGCCGCATCGAAATCGGTATAGACGCTCTCGATCGTCTGGGCCGATGCCCCGGCCATGCCCAAAAGCATCGCCATCACCGCAAATCCAATCCGCATCATGGCTCCCTCCACAGCACTTCTCGAGCATCGATACCAGCTTTCAGGCACGAAAGCCCGGGCGACCTGCGTGATAAAAAAGGGCCATCCCATGCGGGGCAGCCCTTTTTGGTTTAGCGTTTCCAGCTATCGTTATAGAATACGACGCGGTAGCCGTCAGGATCCTCAAACGTAACGCCTTCGGCGTCCCACCATGGATTGAAGGATTTCACCGGCGTGTAACCCACCGCTTCCATGCGGTCGCGCGCCTGCCCATAGGCGGTTTCATCTGGCAGGTAAAAGACCAGCAGATTGTCTTTTGTTGGCGCGCGTCCGGCGGTGTGGCTATGCGCGCGGGTAAATTCGAGGTGATAGGGCGCGCCGGATCCGCCCAGGATTATGCCATCGAACCCGTTATGTGCCTCGAAGCGGGATAAAAGTTCAAACCCCATCCCGTCGCGATAGAAATGCAGGAGCGCGTCGATGTTGTCGGTGGGGCGGGCGACACGCAGCACCGGCGCACTCTTGGCAGGCTCATTCATGGCTAATGCAACGTCGCCAGTTGCACTTCGTGGCCGTCGATCCAGTCCATGATCGCGTCTTCGGTGTCGGCGATCAGAACGGGAGCGCCGTCGGCACTCATGAGCAGTTCCAGCCTTTGTTCGGCAGGCGCCATGGCGGCCTGGGGGATGAATTCGGCCAGTTCGCCCGCGTTCATCTGCTTGCGGAACACGATGTCCCCGGCGCCCAGCGCGGCAAATTGCGCGGCGGTCAGCGCCTTGAGCGGTTCGGCCGAAACGCCCAGATGGGCGTCAGTGAACGCTGTCTTTTCAATGGGCTTGTTCATAACGCATACCTCTCTACTCGACCGAACGGATCTCGATACGGCGGGTCACGGTCTCGGTGACGGGCCGGTATACGGTGATAACGAGGAG carries:
- the ptsN gene encoding PTS IIA-like nitrogen regulatory protein PtsN; its protein translation is MELADILSQDSIIACAKVASKRQLLQLLADRASELVGIDAQVIFETLQNREQLGSTGLGNGIAIPHGKIKGLPSVTAVFARLAQPIDFDAVDDQPVDLVVMLLAPEGSGADHLKALSRVARLLRADGVVDRLRATKDETKLRDILTTPAEAINAA
- a CDS encoding SH3 domain-containing protein, which produces MSKFLRIFLSLRLLVVLALALCAPAFSVAPALAQNAQVGTASGLPIPRFVSMRNAPTNVRVGPGTNYDIAFTFLRPGVPVEITAEFDTWRRIRDVEGDEGWVHQNLVVGDRTALVAPWQAEGPIALRVAAGPESAVRAWLSPNMLVSVRTCTGTACEIRLSHTGPDGHATTYQGFVAQETLWGVYEGEVFD
- a CDS encoding VOC family protein yields the protein MNEPAKSAPVLRVARPTDNIDALLHFYRDGMGFELLSRFEAHNGFDGIILGGSGAPYHLEFTRAHSHTAGRAPTKDNLLVFYLPDETAYGQARDRMEAVGYTPVKSFNPWWDAEGVTFEDPDGYRVVFYNDSWKR
- the irrA gene encoding iron response transcriptional regulator IrrA, with translation MTASIRAEAHPSRGPCLMAVLRMAGLRPTRQRLALAELLFSGPHRHVNAEQLHSEAEGAGVQVSLATIYNSLHQFRQAGLLREISVDAARSYFDTDTTDHHHFFIEDEQRIEDIPSDSIKIAGIPDAPEGMKVTHVDVIVRVKRTQ
- a CDS encoding 2-hydroxyacid dehydrogenase, whose amino-acid sequence is MTRDRARIVVSRRLPEPVEARMAALFEVTFNQSDAPLDSTALLSALNGADVLVSSITDRIDSGFIAQMPSGVKLIAQFGNGFDNINIEAAHAAGITVTNTPSVLTEDTADMAMALMLSVPRRVTEGARVLLKDGTWPGWSPTWMLGRRLGGKALGIVGLGRIGTAVARRAKAFGLSIHYCGRTRKAPQIEEALGATYWASLEEMAEHVDIVSLHTPHTRDTVNILSADCMKRLKPGAFVVNISRPELVDEDALADLVASGHLSGAALDVFEHKRGVNPKLVELARADKVMLTPHMGSATLEARIEMGETVIVNIRTFLDGHTPPHRVLPEGRSPL
- a CDS encoding DUF1150 family protein, producing the protein MNKPIEKTAFTDAHLGVSAEPLKALTAAQFAALGAGDIVFRKQMNAGELAEFIPQAAMAPAEQRLELLMSADGAPVLIADTEDAIMDWIDGHEVQLATLH
- the hpf gene encoding ribosome hibernation-promoting factor, HPF/YfiA family, which gives rise to MSLRVSGKNMDVGETLRGTATDRIDAVVGKYFDGGYDGHLTLEPEGIGFKADCMIHLDTGVVLQATASANDATAAYEDMATHIEKRLRRYKRKLKNHRRSTNGTGAADGYSAYVLAAPDDDIELDEDFAPPVIAEATSNLRTMSVGEAVMELDLSQSDVIVFRHAGHGGMNVVYRRADGNIGWIDPALSQT
- a CDS encoding GFA family protein, yielding MKKTHSGSCHCGAVHFTAPLDLDEGIRKCNCTFCFKTGYRKAFVYGDSVRVTRGEAHIGHYTADPSSWPQGTIDHMFCKTCGTQVFSRGYLEFEPFNGWFHAVNVSTLDDVTPQELDAAPIVYEDGLHDQQMQAPTLTGYL
- a CDS encoding YciI family protein; this encodes MRFMVMIKASADSEADMEPQEGLLLEMGKYNEELVRAGIMVDGAGLMSTSKGARVQVADGKPIITDGPFTEIKEVIAGFWIWNCSSLQEAIDWVAKCPIAHGQDRFEIRQMHELEDFATEGEGYEQHKKVEAELAAQKSGA
- a CDS encoding alpha/beta fold hydrolase; protein product: MPKVKSADGSAIGYETHGTGPLVIVVAGATQYRAVDTDTPKLADILARRFTVVLYDRRGRGGSGNTEPYAVNREIEDIEALIDALGGSAMLYGMSSGAVLALEAAASLPRKVTRVICYEPPINTAQSKDDAFSDLAEMEAYKARGDGAGAMEAFMLSVGTPPEHVEGFKQSPQWAAYAAVGTTIAHDFRILAEATKTDMKARWRGIAQPVLVVNGDQSFDFMAAAADTAAASLPSATRKTLPGQGHGPAPDSVAPVIIEFFS